In the Phenylobacterium soli genome, TCATCTGCATGAAGGCGGCGGCGACCTTGCCGCCGGTCTCGGGGTTGGTCATCCACTCCGGCATGCGCTTGGGCACCACCTGCCAGGAGACGCCGAAGCGGTCCTTCAGCCAGCCGCACTGGCTCTCCTCGCCGCCGCCGGCGATCAGGCCGTCCCAGTAGTGGTCCAGCTCCTTCTGGTCCTCGACCAGGATCTGGAAGGAGATCGCCTCGTCGAACTTGAACTGCGGGCCGCCGTTCAGGCCCAGGAACGAAACGCCGTCGAGCTCGAAGTCGACGGTCATTACCTGACCGGCGCGATCGCCCGGCAGGCCCTCGGGATAGCGCGACACCCCGCCGATCTTCGAATTGGGGAACAGCGAGACGTAGAGGTTCGCGGCCTCCTCGGCCTGGGTGTCGAACCAGAGGCAGTTGACGATCTTGGGCATGGTTGTCGCTCCCTTGCGTATCGAGCCAAGGACGAACCGACCGCCGGCGATCCGACAGGCCCCGGCCGGATTCCCCTGATTTCCATCAAGGCGGCGCTCGTTCGTGAAGCTTTGCTACGGTGCTTGTGAGAAAGCTTGCCTTGAAGGCGCCCATATCGGGGCTTAAAAATCCCGACTACAGCAGTCGGACTTTCGGGTCGCCCTCCCCGGTGATCTACCGCTGCCGCAACCTCGTACCTATCTAACAGGTTGGAGGGGGCGGATGGTCCTTGTGCGCGCCAAGTCGGGCTCGCGCGCGACGGCCCGAACGTCCGGGAAATGAAGAGGGGATAATCCATGGCCGCCAACGCGCTCGCCGTCATGTCGCCTGAAGGCGGCCTCAGCCGGTACCTGTCCGAAATCCGCAAGTTCCCGATGCTGGCCAAGGACGAGGAATTCATGCTCGCCAAGCGCTGGCAGGAGCATGAGGATCCCGAAGCCGCCCACCGGCTCGTCACCAGCCACCTGCGTCTCGTGGCCAAGATCGCCATGGGCTACCGCGGCTACGGCCTGCCGATCGGGGAGGTGATCTCCGAAGGCAACGTCGGCCTGATGCAGGCGGTGAAGAAGTTCGACCCGGACAAGGGCTTCCGCCTGGCCACCTACGCCATGTGGTGGATCCGCGCCTCGATCCAGGAATACATCCTGCGCTCGTGGAGCCTCGTGAAGATGGGCACCACGGCCGCGCAGAAGAAGCTGTTCTTCAACCTGCGCAAGGCCAAGAGCGAGATCTCCGCCCTGGAGGAAGGCGACCTGCACCCCGACCAGGTGCACCAGATCGCCACCAAGCTCGGCGTGCTGGACGAGGAAGTCATCTCGATGAACCGCCGGCTGGCCGGCGGCGACGCCTCGCTGAACGCGCCGCTGCGCGCCGACGGCGAGAGCGAGTGGCAGGACTGGCTCGTCGACGAGGACACCCCCAGCCAGGAGAACATCATCGCCGAGAACGAGGAGCGCTCGATCCGCATGAGCCTGCTCGAGGAGGCGATGGCCGAACTCACCGATCGTGAGCGGCACATCCTGACCGAGCGCCGCCTGAAGGACGATCCCACCACCCTGGAGGAGCTCGCCTCGGAATACGGCGTCAGCCGCGAGCGCGTGCGTCAGATCGAGGTGCGGGCCTTCGAAAAGCTGCAGAAGGCCATGCGGGCGGCCGCCACCGAGCGGAACCTGGTCTCGGCCTAAGCCGCCGCCGAGCCGCTGCCGTCCTTCGGAAGATAGGCGAGCAGCGGCGCGGCCTTCTTCGCCAGTTCGGCCTTGTCGAAGCCGCCGGCCTTCTCGACCTCGGCGAGGTAGCGGTTGAAGTCCACCGCCGTCGTGGTCAGCTTCATGTCGCCCGCCTTGACGCCGGCCTTCTGCAGGTCGGTGGCCTGGGTCTGCAGCGCGCGCAGCGCCTGGGCCGGATCCTTGTCCACCGAGGCTATCGCCGAGCGGACGATCTTCAAGGCCTGGCTGACCCGGGCCGCGTCCGGCGTCGCCGGCGCGTCCGAGCGGCGCTTGAGCGGGCCCTTGTAGTCGCCGGAATTGAACCGCCGCCGGTCGGGACCGACGTAGTCGACCGCCTCGACCCAGTCGCGCGGTCGCAGGGTGACGGCCTCCAGCCGACGCACCAGGTCCTTCACCGTGAACGGCTTGCGCAGGAACTCATGAACGCCGCAGTCGCGGGCCGCCAGGATCTTGGCCGCGGTGGCCTCGCCGCACATCATGATCACCGGCGCCTGACGGCAGGAGAGCCGGCTGCGCCGCAGCTTGCGGGTGAAGGCCACGCCGTCCATCTCGCCGGCCGACATCTCGACGAAGATGATGTCGGGCTCGACCGAGCCGGCGAGCTTCAGCGCCTTGTCGGTGGTGGGCGCGGCCCAGACCTGGCAGCGGACCATCGAGCGGATCAGCTCGCCGACCATGCGCGCGTTCGCCGTGTGCGGATCGGCGATCAGCACCCGCTGAAGCATGGGCGCCATGCGTGCGATGATCTTGGCGTCGTTGTCGAACACGAAAGGCGAGGCTCCTCGAGCCTTGCGTAGGCGTGCGTCGGTAAACAGCGAATTACGAGACGGCGGCCCGCGACGCTCGGTCCTGGAGCTCAGTCCTGGAACGGATCGCGCATCATGATGGTGTCGTCGCGCTCGGGGCTGGTGGAGAGCAGGGCCACCGGGGCGCCGATCAGCTCCTCGACCCGGCGGACGTACTTCACGGCGGCGGCCGGCAGGTCCTTCCAGGAACGGGCGCCCTGGGTGCTCTCGCTCCAGCCCTCCAGCTCTTCGTAGACCGGGGTCAGCTCGCGCTGCGCCTTGAGGCCGGCGGGCAGGTAGCCGAGCGTCCGGTCGGCGAGCCTGTAGCCGGTGCAGATCTTCAGCGTCGGCAGGCCGTCGAGGACGTCGAGCTTGGTCAGGGCGATGCCCGCGATGCCGTTCAGCGCCACCGACTGGCGGACCAGGGCCGCGTCGAACCAGCCGCAGCGGCGGGCCCGCCCCGTGACCGTGCCGAACTCGCGGCCGACCTCGCCGATACGCCGGCCGATCTCGTCGAACAGTTCGGTCGGGAACGGCCCCTCGCCCACCCGCGTGGTGTAGGCCTTGACGATGCCCAGCACATAGCCGGTCGCCTTGGCGCCGAGTCCCGAGCCGGCCGCGGCCTGACCGGCGACGGTGTTGGACGAGGTCACATAGGGATAGGTGCCGTGGTCGACGTCGAGCAGCGCGCCCTGGGCGCCCTCGAACAGGACGCGGCGGCCGGACTTGGCGGCCTCGTTCAGGGCCAGCCATGCGGGCTGGGCGAAGCGCAGGATCTTGGGCGCGATCTCCTCCAGCGCGTCCAGCAGCGAGGCGCCGTCGGCCTCGGGCAAGCCGAGCCCGCGGCGCAGCGGCGCGTGGTGGGCGAGCAGCCGGTCGATCTTGGCCTCCAGCGCCTCGCGGTCGGCGAGGTCGGCGACGCGGATCGCCCGGCGGCCGACCTTGTCCTCGTAGGCCGGACCGATGCCGCGGCCGGTGGTGCCGATCTTGTTGGTGGCGGCGGCCTCGCGGGCCTGGTCGAGGTCCTTGTGCAGCGGCAGGATCAGGCAGGCGTTGTCGGCCAGCACCAGCAGGTCCGGGGTGATCGCCACGCCCTGGTCGCCGATCTTGGCGATCTCCTCGAGGAGGTGCCACGGGTCGACGACGACGCCGTTGCCGATCACCGACAGCTTGCCCTGGACGACGCCGGAAGGCAGCAGGGACAACTTGTAGACCTTGCCGTCGACCACGAGGGTGTGGCCCGCGTTGTGGCCGCCCTGGAAGCGCACGACCACGTCGGCGCGGTTGGACAGCCAGTCCACCAGCTTGCCCTTGCCCTCGTCGCCCCACTGGGCGCCGATCACGGTGACGTTGGCCATGGATACGACCCTCCAACCCGCCCGGTTGGAACCCCACGCCCTTCGACAGGTGCTCGGCGGGAGGCCTTGAGATCGGTTTTAGGCGGCGGCCGTCAACGGCCGCGTGCGCCGAGGGCGTAAATCACCCGAAGCCCGGCGTCGTCAAGCCCCTGGTTCTTGCCGTGGTGGAACACCTGACCGTTGGAGATGTGCACCCAGGAGAGCTCGGCGCTCCACGGACCGCCGAGCTTCATGCCGAGGTTGAGCTCCGGCTCGAACAGCACCTGAGAGCCGAAGTCGATGCGCGTGCGGTAGAGGTGCAGGCGGCGCTGGACCTCCTGCGGCGTCAGGCCGGGCGCATTGACCGGCGGCAGGCCCGCCTCGCCGTCGGTGTAGGCGAGGCCCAGCCCCGGTCGGAAATAGAAGCGGTCGGTCAGGCGCATCGGCCAGGAGAGGCCGGCCGCCACGAAGTTCGAGGTGTTGTTGGTGTTCAGCGAGAGGAGGGCGTGCGCCTGGGGCGCGCCGATCACGTGTAGCGCCTCGATGCGATCCGAGCGGACACCGAGCTCGATGTCGGCCCCGCCCTCGCGGTTGGCGGAGCCGGAGCCCACCACCTTGCCGATGAAGCTGACGTCGTGCCCGTAGGCGCCGAGGATCAACTCGGCGGCGCCGGCCGGCCGGCCCAGGCCGACGGTCCCGAGCGCAACAATCCCGAGCGCCGCAAGGGCGCCTCCCAGCCTGCCGAACATGAATCGCCCTCCGACCCGCGGCCAAGCTTAGCGTGACCCGCGTTCTGCGGAAGGGCCTCGCGCGCCGCGGAGGGTCGATCTATGACGCAGGGTCATGGACATCCCGCGCTTCCATCTCGCCTTCCCCGTCCGCGACCTCGCCGAGGCGCGCGCCTTCTACGGCGGCCTGCTCGGCTGTCCGGAGGGGCGTTCCAGCGACGAGTGGGTCGACTTCGATTTCCGCGGCCACCAGATCGTCGCGCACCTGTCGCCCGAGGAGGCGGGGCACAGGGCGACCAACCCCGTCGATGGCGAGGACGTGCCGGTCCGCCACTTCGGGGTGATCATGACCCTGCCCGAGTGGGAGGCCCTGGCCGAACGGCTGAAGGCGGCCGGCGTCGAGTTCGTCATCGAGCCGCAGATCCGCTTCAAGGGTCAGCCCGGCGAGCAGGCGACCATGTTCTTCCTCGATCCGTCGGGCAATGCGCTCGAGTTCAAGGCGTTCGCCGACGACGCGATGGTGTTCGCGAAATGAGCGTCAGCTTCGCCGACATCGAGGCGGCCGCGACCCGGCTCGCCGGCCATGCCGTCGTCACCCCGCTGATCGAGAGCCCCGCGCTGAACGAGCGGATCAGCGCGCGGGTGCTGATCAAGCCCGAGACGCTGCAGCGGATCGGCGCCTTCAAGTTCCGGGGCGCGTACAACCGGCTGGTCCAGCTCTCGGCCGACGAGCGTCAGCGCGGCGTCGTCGCGTTCTCGTCCGGCAACCACGCCCAGGGCGTCGCCCTGGCGGCGCGCATGCTGGGCATGCCGGCCCTGATCGTCATGCCGTCCGACGCGCCGGCGATCAAGGTCGCCGCCACCAAGGGCTATGGGGCGCAGGTGCGCCTCTACGACCGCCTGACGGAGAGCCGCGAAGCGATCGCCGCCGAGATCGCGCGGGAGCGCGGCGCGGTGCTCGTGCCCGCCTTCGACGATCCGCACATCGTCGCCGGCCAGGGCACGGTGGGCCTGGAGATGATCCGCCAGGCCAAGGGCCTGGGCGCCGGGCTCGACGTGGCGCTGGCGCCGGTGAGCGGCGGCGGGCTGCTGGCCGGGATCTGCCTGGCCATGAAGGCCCTGTCCCCGGCGACGTCCATCTGGGGCGTCGAGCCGGCCGGCTTCGAGGACCTGCGCCTGTCGCTGGAGGCGGGCGAGCGGGTGAGCGTGAAGGTCCCCGGCCGCTGCCTGTGCGACGCCCTCGAAAGCCCGGCGCCCGGCGAGATCACCTTCCCGATCCTCAAGCAGAGCCTCGCCGGCGCGGCCGCCGTCACCGACGCCGAGGTCGCCGAGGCGATGCGCTATGCCTTCACCACCCTCAAGCTGGTGGTCGAGCCGGGCGGCTCGGTTGGACTGGCCGCTCTGCTGGCCGGCAAGATCAAGCCGCCGGCCGGTTCGACGGTCGGCCTGGTGCTCTCGGGCGGCAACGTCGACCCGGACCTCTTCGCCCGGATCGTCAAGGGCGAGCTCTAGCCGCCTGCCAGCGCCGCGCGCAGGCCGGCGTCCTCCAGCAACGGATCGAGGCTCTTGCGCGCGGCTGCGGACAGCCCGGCATAGGCGGCGCGCAGCTCGGCCAGGCACTTCACCTGGTAGCGGAAGGTCCCCTGGCTGTAGGGCTGGCCCCAAAGCTCCACGGTGAAGGTCTCCTCGCCTGCCTGGGCCGCCGCGGCGTTGGCCAGCAGGAACGGCAGGTAGATCTCGCCCGCCATCTTGAGGAGTCCGATGACCGCCGCACTCGGATCGGCCGGCGGATCGCGCCAGCGGCCGTCGACCCCGCTGGCGTCGTCGAGGTTCGCCAGCCACCGCATCAGGAACGGCGCGCGCTCGGCCATGACTTCGTGCGGCGTCGGATCGCTGGCGAGCTGGGAGAGCTGGCCGTACCAGCCGAAGTCGGCCACGGAGGGCCGCGAGCCGAACAGGTAACCCTCGTCGGTCGCCATGGGATCGAGGAGGTCGAAGACCTTCTTGGCCGTCGCCTCGATCAGCGGGGCGTTGGCCGGGGTGCAGCCGACCAGCGCCATGCGCCCGACCTGACGCTCGCGGAAGGCCTCGCCGGCCTGTTCGATGGCCTGCCGGCCCGCGCCGGCCAGACGGTCGAAGGCGAGCCAGCGGCCGAGCATCAGCTGGTCGCGTTCGCGGAACCAGCGGTAGTGGAACATGGCCTTGGTCCCCCACTCGTCGGCCATGTCCTCCAGGAGCCAGGCGAGGAAGGCCTGGGCCTCGTCCTCCGGCACGACGGTGCGCTCCCCGGGTAGGCGCCTTTCCAGCTCGCGAATCAGCGGGGTGGAGTCGTTCATCACCGTACCGTCCGGAAACTCCAGGACGGGGATCACGGGGGCCTTCAGCTGCGAGAACAGCCGGCCCATGACGTCGGGACCGTTGCCGGCCAGCCAGATGTGCGGGATCCGTCGATAGCGGAGCACCGCCCGCATCTTGAGCGAATACGGCGAGCCGAGCCCACCATAGAGCCTGTACATGAGCGCCTCCCTGGCGAGGCAGCGTGGCGCCGCCAAGAGCCGCTGTCATCCAGGGCCGAGGCGTCCATGCCCTACGGCTATGGACACCCCCTCGGCGGGCGCTAGAGCCGGTCTTCCGGAGCCGCCTGGACCGGCGCCTCCGGCGGGGTGATCAGGCGCCCGAGCTTGGGCCGCAGCCACTGCTCGAAGTCGTCGACGAACTCGTAGACCACCGGCACCAGCACCAGCGACAGGAGAGTCGAGGTGATCAGGCCGCCGATCACCGCCACGGCCATGGGCTGGCGGAACTCCGCGCCCTTCTCGAGCGCGAAGGCCGTGGGCAGCATGCCGGCGGCCATGGCCAGGGTGGTCATGACGATCGGCCGGGCGCGCTCGCGGCAGGCCTCCAGCAGGGCCTCGCGCTGGGAAAGGCCGGCGCGCTCGCCCTCGATGGCGTACTCGACGAGCAGGATCGAGTTCTTGGCGGCGAGGCCCAGGAGCATCAGGAAACCGATCAGCGAAGGCACCGACAGCGACAGGTGGAAGAGCAGCAGCCCTAGGAAGGCGCCGCCCACCGCCAGCGGCAGGGCCGAGAGGATCACCGCCGGCTTGAAGAACGAGCGGAACAGCAGCACCAGCACGCCGAAGATCATCGAGACGCCGGCGAAGATGGCGAGGCCGAACGAGGAGAAGAGCTCGCGCATCGCCTCCTGCTGGCCAACGTCGGCGCCGCTGACCCCCGCCGGCAGGTGCTTCATGATCGGCAGCTTCTGGATGGCCTGGGTGGCCTGACCGAGGGTCGAGCCGTTGAGCTCGGCCTCGACGGTGAGCTGGCGCTTGCGGTTGAGGCGGTTGATCTGAGCCGCGCCGGCCTGGAAGGTCACGTCGGCCACCTCGTCGAGGCGCGTGGTCCCGCCGCTGGCGGTCGGCACCCGCAGGGCGCCGATCTGGGCAAGGTCGGCGCGCGCGCCCTCGGGCAGGCGCACCCGGATCGGAATCCGGCGCTCGCCCTGATCCATCTTCGGCACGTTGGCGTCGACGTCGCCGACCGTCGCCACGCGGGCGATGGAGGCGATGGAGTCGGCCGACACGCCCAGGCGGGCGGCTTCGGCGGGCTTGGGCCGGATCACCACTTCGGGCCCTGACGGCGGCACGGCCGGCCGCGGGTTGGAGAGGATCGGGATGGTGCGCATCTCGCGCTGCAGCTCGAGCGAGGCGCGCTGAAGGGCCTCGGGGCTGTCGCTCGCCAGGATCTGCTGGACGCCGGCCTGACCCTGGAAGTCGAGGAAGTCGACGCGGGCGTCGGGGATCTGGCGCAGGGCCGTGCGGTACTTGGCGCGGATCTTGTCGCCGCTCGGCCGCCCGCTGGTCTTGAGCAGGATGGTGGCCGTGCCCTTGCGCAGGTCGCTGCCGCCGCCGCCCGACCCCGGGCCGAAGCCCTGGCCGGAGGTGGAGCCTACCTGGACGAAGATGCCCGTG is a window encoding:
- the rpoH gene encoding RNA polymerase sigma factor RpoH, producing MAANALAVMSPEGGLSRYLSEIRKFPMLAKDEEFMLAKRWQEHEDPEAAHRLVTSHLRLVAKIAMGYRGYGLPIGEVISEGNVGLMQAVKKFDPDKGFRLATYAMWWIRASIQEYILRSWSLVKMGTTAAQKKLFFNLRKAKSEISALEEGDLHPDQVHQIATKLGVLDEEVISMNRRLAGGDASLNAPLRADGESEWQDWLVDEDTPSQENIIAENEERSIRMSLLEEAMAELTDRERHILTERRLKDDPTTLEELASEYGVSRERVRQIEVRAFEKLQKAMRAAATERNLVSA
- a CDS encoding acyloxyacyl hydrolase, with translation MFGRLGGALAALGIVALGTVGLGRPAGAAELILGAYGHDVSFIGKVVGSGSANREGGADIELGVRSDRIEALHVIGAPQAHALLSLNTNNTSNFVAAGLSWPMRLTDRFYFRPGLGLAYTDGEAGLPPVNAPGLTPQEVQRRLHLYRTRIDFGSQVLFEPELNLGMKLGGPWSAELSWVHISNGQVFHHGKNQGLDDAGLRVIYALGARGR
- a CDS encoding threonine ammonia-lyase → MSVSFADIEAAATRLAGHAVVTPLIESPALNERISARVLIKPETLQRIGAFKFRGAYNRLVQLSADERQRGVVAFSSGNHAQGVALAARMLGMPALIVMPSDAPAIKVAATKGYGAQVRLYDRLTESREAIAAEIARERGAVLVPAFDDPHIVAGQGTVGLEMIRQAKGLGAGLDVALAPVSGGGLLAGICLAMKALSPATSIWGVEPAGFEDLRLSLEAGERVSVKVPGRCLCDALESPAPGEITFPILKQSLAGAAAVTDAEVAEAMRYAFTTLKLVVEPGGSVGLAALLAGKIKPPAGSTVGLVLSGGNVDPDLFARIVKGEL
- a CDS encoding glutathione S-transferase N-terminal domain-containing protein; translation: MYRLYGGLGSPYSLKMRAVLRYRRIPHIWLAGNGPDVMGRLFSQLKAPVIPVLEFPDGTVMNDSTPLIRELERRLPGERTVVPEDEAQAFLAWLLEDMADEWGTKAMFHYRWFRERDQLMLGRWLAFDRLAGAGRQAIEQAGEAFRERQVGRMALVGCTPANAPLIEATAKKVFDLLDPMATDEGYLFGSRPSVADFGWYGQLSQLASDPTPHEVMAERAPFLMRWLANLDDASGVDGRWRDPPADPSAAVIGLLKMAGEIYLPFLLANAAAAQAGEETFTVELWGQPYSQGTFRYQVKCLAELRAAYAGLSAAARKSLDPLLEDAGLRAALAGG
- a CDS encoding adenylosuccinate synthase; the protein is MANVTVIGAQWGDEGKGKLVDWLSNRADVVVRFQGGHNAGHTLVVDGKVYKLSLLPSGVVQGKLSVIGNGVVVDPWHLLEEIAKIGDQGVAITPDLLVLADNACLILPLHKDLDQAREAAATNKIGTTGRGIGPAYEDKVGRRAIRVADLADREALEAKIDRLLAHHAPLRRGLGLPEADGASLLDALEEIAPKILRFAQPAWLALNEAAKSGRRVLFEGAQGALLDVDHGTYPYVTSSNTVAGQAAAGSGLGAKATGYVLGIVKAYTTRVGEGPFPTELFDEIGRRIGEVGREFGTVTGRARRCGWFDAALVRQSVALNGIAGIALTKLDVLDGLPTLKICTGYRLADRTLGYLPAGLKAQRELTPVYEELEGWSESTQGARSWKDLPAAAVKYVRRVEELIGAPVALLSTSPERDDTIMMRDPFQD
- a CDS encoding response regulator; the encoded protein is MFDNDAKIIARMAPMLQRVLIADPHTANARMVGELIRSMVRCQVWAAPTTDKALKLAGSVEPDIIFVEMSAGEMDGVAFTRKLRRSRLSCRQAPVIMMCGEATAAKILAARDCGVHEFLRKPFTVKDLVRRLEAVTLRPRDWVEAVDYVGPDRRRFNSGDYKGPLKRRSDAPATPDAARVSQALKIVRSAIASVDKDPAQALRALQTQATDLQKAGVKAGDMKLTTTAVDFNRYLAEVEKAGGFDKAELAKKAAPLLAYLPKDGSGSAAA
- a CDS encoding VOC family protein is translated as MPKIVNCLWFDTQAEEAANLYVSLFPNSKIGGVSRYPEGLPGDRAGQVMTVDFELDGVSFLGLNGGPQFKFDEAISFQILVEDQKELDHYWDGLIAGGGEESQCGWLKDRFGVSWQVVPKRMPEWMTNPETGGKVAAAFMQMKRLDIPTLERAAAG
- a CDS encoding VOC family protein translates to MDIPRFHLAFPVRDLAEARAFYGGLLGCPEGRSSDEWVDFDFRGHQIVAHLSPEEAGHRATNPVDGEDVPVRHFGVIMTLPEWEALAERLKAAGVEFVIEPQIRFKGQPGEQATMFFLDPSGNALEFKAFADDAMVFAK